A window of Parasynechococcus marenigrum WH 8102 contains these coding sequences:
- a CDS encoding NAD(P)H-quinone oxidoreductase subunit H, with amino-acid sequence MTQLETRTEPMVVNFGPHHPSMHGVLRLVVTLDGEDVVDCEPVIGYLHRGMEKIAENRTNVMFVPYVSRMDYAAGMFYEAVVVNAPEKMADIPVPKRASYIRVLMLELNRIANHLLWLGPFLADVGAQTPFFYIFREREMIYDLWEAATGQRLINNNYFRIGGVAADLPWGWLEKCRDFCDWFGPKIDEYEKLITNNPIFRRRIEGLGTIEKQDAINWSLSGPMLRASGVPWDLRKVDHYECYDDFDWQVASEKEGDCYARYRVRIEEMRQSLKILRQACDMIPGGPTENLEAKRLNEGKGSDAAGFDFQYVAKKVAPTFKIPNGELYTRLESGKGEIGVFIQGNNDVTPWRFKIRAADSNNLQILPHILKGHKVADIMAILGSIDVIMGSVDR; translated from the coding sequence ATGACGCAGCTGGAAACGCGCACGGAGCCCATGGTGGTCAACTTCGGGCCCCACCACCCCTCCATGCATGGGGTGCTGCGGCTGGTGGTGACCCTGGACGGTGAGGACGTGGTGGATTGCGAGCCGGTGATCGGCTACCTCCATCGCGGCATGGAGAAGATCGCCGAGAACCGCACGAACGTGATGTTCGTGCCCTATGTGAGCCGCATGGATTACGCGGCAGGCATGTTCTACGAAGCGGTTGTGGTGAATGCTCCGGAGAAAATGGCGGACATCCCTGTGCCCAAACGGGCCAGCTACATCCGGGTGCTGATGCTGGAGCTCAACCGCATCGCCAACCACCTGCTCTGGCTTGGCCCCTTCCTCGCCGACGTGGGCGCCCAGACGCCGTTCTTCTACATTTTCCGCGAGCGGGAGATGATCTACGACCTCTGGGAGGCAGCGACCGGTCAGCGGCTGATCAACAACAACTATTTCCGCATCGGCGGTGTCGCAGCAGACCTGCCCTGGGGTTGGCTTGAGAAGTGCCGCGATTTCTGCGACTGGTTCGGCCCCAAGATTGATGAATACGAAAAGCTGATCACCAACAACCCGATCTTCCGGCGCCGGATTGAGGGCCTGGGCACGATCGAGAAGCAGGACGCGATCAATTGGAGCCTCTCTGGCCCGATGCTGCGCGCCTCCGGTGTGCCCTGGGACCTGCGCAAGGTGGACCACTACGAGTGCTACGACGACTTCGACTGGCAAGTGGCGTCAGAGAAAGAAGGCGATTGCTACGCCCGCTATCGGGTGCGCATCGAAGAAATGCGTCAGTCGCTGAAGATCCTGCGCCAGGCCTGCGACATGATTCCTGGCGGCCCCACCGAAAACCTGGAAGCCAAGCGCCTCAACGAAGGCAAGGGGAGCGACGCCGCTGGCTTCGACTTCCAATACGTGGCCAAAAAGGTGGCCCCCACATTTAAGATCCCCAACGGAGAGCTTTACACCCGGCTGGAATCCGGCAAAGGCGAGATCGGCGTGTTCATTCAAGGGAACAACGACGTGACCCCCTGGCGCTTCAAGATCCGCGCTGCCGACAGCAACAACCTGCAGATCCTTCCCCACATCCTCAAGGGACACAAGGTGGCCGACATCATGGCCATCCTCGGGTCCATTGACGTGATTATGGGATCGGTCGACCGCTGA
- a CDS encoding cysteine desulfurase family protein, translated as MAPYWSEDWGNPSSRQHRLGLTASAAVNLARRHIADALAVTPQQLVFTSGATEANNLALLGHARARGSGHLISVATEHHAVLDPLQQLQREGFSVTLLTPGPEGLITPEQLRQAITPETQLVSVMAANNEIGVLQPLTALAAVCRDHGVTLHSDAAQAFGHIPLEPDAMGVDLMSLSAHKLYGPKGVGALVIRDGIALQPLQWGGGQEAGLRAGTLPTALIVGFAAAVRLAMQDREQRQQELSALRDQLWADVQHKIPGVRLNGALAPRLAHNLNITLPGVSGSRLQRALKPQLNCSSGSACSNGAPSHVLQALGRTRAEAEASLRLSLGRDTTSDDIHQAVIAIGDAVAAVQS; from the coding sequence ATGGCGCCCTACTGGAGCGAGGATTGGGGCAATCCCTCCAGCCGTCAGCACCGGCTGGGCCTGACCGCTTCAGCGGCGGTGAACCTGGCGCGGCGGCACATCGCGGATGCGCTGGCGGTGACGCCACAGCAACTGGTGTTCACCAGTGGTGCCACCGAAGCCAACAACCTGGCCTTGCTGGGCCATGCCCGGGCCAGGGGCAGCGGCCATCTGATCAGCGTGGCCACCGAACATCACGCCGTGCTCGATCCGCTCCAACAACTGCAGCGGGAAGGTTTCAGCGTCACCCTGCTGACCCCGGGCCCCGAGGGGCTGATCACCCCTGAGCAGCTAAGGCAGGCGATCACCCCCGAGACGCAGCTGGTGAGCGTGATGGCGGCCAACAACGAAATCGGGGTGCTCCAACCCCTGACGGCCCTGGCCGCGGTGTGCCGCGACCACGGAGTCACCCTTCACAGCGACGCCGCCCAGGCCTTCGGTCATATCCCTCTGGAACCAGATGCCATGGGGGTTGACCTGATGAGCCTCAGCGCCCACAAGCTCTATGGCCCCAAAGGCGTTGGCGCCCTGGTGATCCGAGACGGAATTGCCCTGCAACCCCTTCAATGGGGTGGTGGCCAGGAAGCGGGACTCAGGGCGGGCACCTTGCCCACGGCCCTGATTGTAGGCTTCGCCGCCGCCGTGCGACTGGCCATGCAAGACCGAGAACAACGCCAGCAGGAGCTCTCGGCGCTGCGGGATCAGCTCTGGGCTGACGTGCAGCACAAGATCCCTGGCGTGCGCTTGAACGGAGCCCTGGCCCCGAGGCTTGCCCACAACCTCAACATCACCCTGCCCGGGGTGAGCGGCAGCCGCCTGCAGCGCGCCCTCAAGCCCCAGCTCAACTGCAGCAGCGGCTCCGCCTGCAGCAACGGCGCACCCTCCCACGTGCTGCAAGCACTGGGTCGCACGCGCGCCGAAGCCGAAGCATCCCTGCGACTGAGTCTGGGCCGCGACACCACAAGCGACGACATTCATCAGGCTGTGATCGCCATTGGTGATGCCGTTGCTGCAGTTCAGAGCTGA
- a CDS encoding glycosyltransferase family 2 protein encodes MNIRQAVALQDVESLQNLLHKDSNLLRLSKRHSLAWQAFSLLMRNKLYGDADKIAEILLLSNSDNIQLYICRLKALRSKANLSEFESLLRRALRFKPDSYSLLWIGARGLQMMGRYELALQYARKCMSKKKANSKVCTAVLETQLACGVFEDSDDIFLRAFRMVESQVTNKISSTKRKSNLESKLLTAKRGIQKLKFQHLSAHRILEARSLWRDRSIPKSYRCDVICIASDEAPYLHEFVHHYLFLGFSNIFIGINNSSDKTYDFALQLAAADPRIHVISTDDVHVELTQRSSYSKLYHYAASVTHSSYCLFVDVDEFWVAQPFPMKVESYLESCKGFDCLSCNWVNCFHEDQFSAPLSRGLDFRLKSSVKSFVAYRSDLVELRCHAPVFRQSSARVIDAVGNPQDLNLTEIGFEAPGAIVPSEKQFYSKSHTSVVLHRHNRSVLEYSYRMFKPHANQVKYIGGKSDPIPFKENRPGCNRITGISISPDFIDTILPVDMKSDYHQSLDNFIQGSGAAHEIEKSRLQISDQEIKRRISELDQSTLLRCRSVWEKGFSGTPYLELLQDRCDQNYGMK; translated from the coding sequence ATGAATATCCGTCAAGCCGTTGCTCTTCAAGATGTTGAGAGCCTGCAAAACTTGCTGCATAAAGACTCTAACCTTCTACGTCTTTCAAAAAGACATTCTCTTGCCTGGCAGGCTTTTTCTCTTTTAATGCGCAATAAGTTATATGGTGATGCCGATAAGATTGCAGAAATACTTCTGCTATCAAATTCGGATAATATTCAATTATATATTTGTCGATTGAAAGCCTTGCGCTCCAAAGCGAATCTTTCGGAATTTGAATCATTGTTGAGGCGTGCTTTGAGATTCAAGCCGGATAGTTACAGCTTGCTTTGGATTGGTGCGAGAGGATTGCAGATGATGGGTCGCTATGAATTAGCGCTGCAGTATGCGAGAAAATGTATGAGCAAGAAGAAGGCTAACTCCAAGGTTTGCACTGCGGTCTTGGAAACTCAATTAGCATGCGGGGTGTTCGAGGATTCTGACGATATTTTCTTAAGGGCCTTTCGGATGGTTGAATCTCAAGTAACCAATAAGATATCGTCAACGAAGAGGAAATCTAATTTAGAGTCAAAGCTTCTCACGGCAAAGCGCGGTATCCAGAAGCTTAAGTTTCAACATTTAAGCGCTCATCGAATTCTGGAAGCGCGTTCGCTCTGGCGTGATCGGTCTATACCTAAATCTTACCGCTGCGATGTTATTTGCATTGCTTCAGATGAAGCGCCTTATCTTCACGAATTCGTTCACCACTATCTCTTTCTTGGTTTTTCTAATATATTCATTGGTATTAACAACTCAAGCGACAAGACCTACGACTTTGCCCTGCAGCTTGCAGCTGCTGATCCCCGGATTCATGTTATCAGCACTGATGATGTTCATGTTGAGTTGACACAGAGAAGTTCGTATTCAAAGCTTTATCATTATGCCGCTTCGGTGACACATTCATCATATTGCTTGTTTGTAGATGTTGACGAGTTCTGGGTGGCTCAGCCCTTTCCCATGAAGGTTGAATCGTATTTAGAGAGTTGCAAGGGTTTTGATTGTTTATCCTGTAACTGGGTTAACTGTTTTCATGAGGATCAATTCTCAGCCCCATTATCCAGGGGTCTTGATTTTCGCTTGAAAAGCAGTGTAAAAAGCTTTGTTGCCTACCGATCTGACCTTGTTGAGCTGCGTTGTCATGCGCCTGTGTTTCGACAATCTTCTGCCCGAGTAATTGATGCTGTAGGTAATCCTCAAGACTTAAATTTGACAGAAATTGGATTTGAGGCACCAGGTGCTATCGTGCCTTCCGAAAAACAATTTTATTCTAAATCCCATACTTCTGTTGTACTGCATCGTCATAATCGCTCTGTACTCGAATACTCATATCGTATGTTCAAGCCCCATGCTAACCAAGTCAAATATATTGGAGGAAAGTCGGATCCAATTCCATTTAAGGAGAACAGACCAGGCTGTAACAGGATAACTGGCATTAGCATATCGCCTGATTTTATCGATACTATTTTACCAGTTGATATGAAGTCTGATTATCATCAATCACTAGATAATTTTATACAAGGTTCAGGAGCTGCCCATGAGATAGAAAAATCTCGATTGCAAATTTCTGATCAGGAAATCAAGAGACGAATCTCAGAACTTGACCAAAGTACCCTTTTACGATGCCGGTCGGTTTGGGAAAAGGGCTTTTCAGGCACCCCCTATCTGGAGCTATTACAGGACCGTTGCGACCAGAATTATGGCATGAAATAA
- a CDS encoding sulfotransferase family protein encodes MVFTSLKVFGERNTGTNFLQSFLRLNTSLKVLKGGDGGREDIKKQFKDFVLKHDIKDPFAQKLVMESLLDQESTKRSQINFGWKHANVCPKTLSKASGFEDVCFVFIIRNPWRFISSLHQKPYNLLPKPTDDLSHFVRSPIYVNQRDRLSSRLIKSPVELWNRKVRSYFEFNLVHPKQSLIVYYENLVLSPDGFADQLRKYCTVNEKIIVPNDSSKKHRGDTKTFTEFCQEVRRYNPRKVLGEDMFSLIAAHLDRDLIAQTPYQECFDI; translated from the coding sequence ATGGTATTTACCTCTTTAAAAGTTTTTGGCGAACGCAATACCGGCACTAATTTTTTACAATCTTTCTTGCGACTTAACACCTCCTTGAAGGTTTTAAAAGGTGGTGACGGCGGTCGAGAAGATATTAAAAAGCAGTTTAAAGACTTCGTGTTGAAGCACGATATTAAGGATCCTTTTGCTCAAAAGCTGGTTATGGAATCATTGCTTGATCAGGAATCGACGAAGCGGAGTCAGATCAATTTTGGATGGAAACATGCAAATGTTTGCCCTAAGACGTTGTCGAAAGCCAGTGGGTTTGAAGATGTTTGCTTTGTATTTATTATTCGAAATCCATGGAGGTTCATATCCTCCTTACATCAAAAGCCATATAACCTCCTCCCAAAGCCTACGGATGATCTTTCACACTTCGTCCGATCTCCAATTTATGTTAATCAAAGGGATCGGTTGAGTAGTAGGCTGATCAAAAGTCCAGTTGAATTATGGAATCGCAAAGTCCGATCTTATTTTGAATTTAATCTAGTGCATCCAAAGCAATCTTTAATTGTCTATTATGAAAATCTTGTGCTATCTCCTGATGGATTTGCTGATCAACTCAGAAAGTATTGTACGGTCAATGAAAAAATAATTGTTCCGAACGATTCCTCAAAGAAACATCGTGGTGACACAAAAACATTTACTGAGTTTTGCCAAGAAGTACGTCGCTATAACCCTAGAAAAGTATTAGGTGAGGACATGTTTTCACTAATTGCAGCTCACTTGGATCGAGATCTGATCGCTCAAACTCCATATCAGGAATGTTTCGATATCTAA
- a CDS encoding DUF2752 domain-containing protein, which translates to MLPSVLTGSLWLKGLHPELPGWACPLRALTGVPCPTCFLTRATAAALSGDLHGSIQWHAFGPMAAAGLLIWSGLALHRRRLFPLKGGKSLLLVAGFALMAFWLLRLILNYGFEVKGILGFPALP; encoded by the coding sequence GTGTTGCCATCGGTTCTCACAGGGTCTCTCTGGCTGAAGGGCCTCCATCCAGAGCTACCCGGTTGGGCATGCCCTCTGCGCGCACTAACAGGTGTGCCTTGCCCCACTTGCTTTCTCACCCGCGCCACCGCAGCGGCGCTCAGCGGTGATCTTCATGGATCGATCCAATGGCATGCCTTTGGCCCAATGGCCGCGGCGGGACTGTTGATCTGGAGCGGACTGGCTCTACATCGGCGCCGGTTGTTCCCATTAAAGGGTGGCAAGTCACTTTTACTTGTTGCGGGCTTTGCTCTTATGGCGTTCTGGCTGCTTCGGCTGATCCTTAACTATGGCTTCGAGGTAAAGGGCATCCTGGGGTTCCCGGCCCTGCCCTGA